A portion of the Juglans microcarpa x Juglans regia isolate MS1-56 chromosome 1D, Jm3101_v1.0, whole genome shotgun sequence genome contains these proteins:
- the LOC121245926 gene encoding uncharacterized protein LOC121245926 produces MGLVLGRLQGKPWRLKQVRQITDRVFDRIKNDSGRANLNFEDLYIAVLLVFNDVNKRLPGPHFDPPSKEQVRTMMQICDLNLDGEIDREEFVGFILQLTTETLFAVSHGLILTLLVAPSIAVATKNATEGVPGFGKMVKKLPNSVYASLVTLAVVLFQQSCLDSK; encoded by the exons ATGGGACTGGTCCTAGGCAGACTTCAAG GGAAGCCGTGGAGGCTAAAGCAAGTGAGGCAAATAACCGATAGGGTCTTCGATCGTATTAAGAATGATTCAGGAAGGGCTAATTTGAATTTCGAAGATTTATACATCGCTGTCCTACTTGTGTTCAA TGATGTCAATAAGCGTTTACCCGGACCGCATTTTGATCCACCCTCCAAAGAGCAAGTCAGAACTATGATGCAG ATCTGTGATCTCAACCTTGATGGAGAAATTGATCGTGAGGAATTTGTGGGATTTATCCTGCAGCTGACAACTGAGACACTCTTTGCTGTTAGTCATGGACTGATCCTCACTTTGCTTGTGGCACCTTCAATTGCAGTGGCCACAAAGAATGCTACCGAGGGTGTCCCAGGATTTGGAAAGATGGTGAAGAAGTTGCCAAATTCAGTTTATGCATCCCTAGTGACACTGGCAGTTGTGTTGTTTCAACAATCATGTCTGGACTCCAAATAG